One stretch of Streptomyces sp. R21 DNA includes these proteins:
- a CDS encoding trypsin-like serine protease — MSGGGRHRRRIRIAVPVAAAGLAAAVATALLMSSANAATALPTPTVKLSTSTPTLAELKKRVVGAVAGDDTAGETTKKSSMSAGTSASSVDPKIIGGTETTIATAPWMAQLWYYDDKGTTSESDDIGFFCGGSVVSPTKILTAAHCVKGYNWNANGAILTGTSQLPSDDGDLHGGTVSGVLRQWNHPSYSSTTIDNDIAVLTLPAPITATPIRMTTSGDTASYASGTSAKLYGWGRTSSTSQDISETLKTATLPIKSDSTCAGAYGTDFIKGHMVCAGNPATGSDTGTTTACNGDSGGPLVVNNRIVGVVSWGVKDCVEEGAYSVFSKVSTYVGAASPRVDDTNLSYSDHKADLWVRKSSNQEGFEKDSKGTSFAARESWGDWSGVNVILQTDLNRDGYQDFVVRRSADGAMFWMHWVNSSSSWATKQIADNWKTRTRIVAPGDVTGDALPDLLSVDSGGVLWIYPGKGNGTFAARVEVRSGWNQYNSLRGHGDFTGDGKVDLIARSKSDSSVYLYKGTGKSGSEAFSSRIKVRSWGGYNAFDAPGDVTGDGKADFLARTPGGTLYLYPGTGKATSEIFATRISVGTDFAQYDIFG; from the coding sequence ATGTCCGGGGGCGGTCGACACAGACGCCGTATCCGTATCGCCGTACCGGTCGCGGCCGCCGGTCTGGCCGCCGCCGTCGCCACCGCACTGCTGATGTCGTCCGCGAACGCCGCGACCGCGCTGCCGACGCCGACCGTCAAGCTCAGCACCTCCACGCCCACGCTCGCCGAGCTCAAGAAGCGGGTCGTGGGCGCGGTCGCCGGTGACGACACCGCTGGAGAGACGACGAAGAAGTCGTCGATGAGCGCCGGTACGAGCGCCTCGAGCGTCGACCCGAAGATCATCGGCGGCACCGAGACGACCATCGCCACGGCCCCGTGGATGGCCCAGCTCTGGTACTACGACGACAAGGGCACCACCAGCGAGAGCGACGACATCGGCTTCTTCTGCGGCGGTTCGGTCGTCTCGCCGACGAAGATCCTCACCGCCGCGCACTGCGTCAAGGGCTACAACTGGAACGCCAACGGCGCCATCCTGACGGGCACTTCGCAGCTTCCCTCGGACGACGGCGACCTGCACGGCGGCACCGTCTCCGGCGTCCTGCGCCAGTGGAACCACCCGTCGTACAGCTCGACGACCATCGACAACGACATCGCGGTCCTCACGCTGCCCGCGCCCATCACGGCCACGCCGATCAGGATGACGACGTCGGGCGACACCGCGTCGTACGCCTCCGGCACCAGTGCCAAGCTCTACGGCTGGGGGCGCACCAGCTCCACCAGCCAGGACATCTCCGAGACGCTGAAGACGGCGACCCTGCCCATCAAGTCGGACAGCACCTGCGCCGGCGCCTACGGCACCGACTTCATCAAGGGCCACATGGTCTGCGCGGGCAACCCGGCGACCGGCAGCGACACCGGCACCACCACCGCCTGCAACGGCGACTCCGGCGGTCCGCTCGTCGTCAACAACCGCATCGTCGGCGTCGTCTCCTGGGGCGTGAAGGACTGCGTCGAGGAGGGCGCCTACAGCGTCTTCTCGAAGGTCAGCACCTACGTCGGCGCCGCCTCCCCGCGCGTCGATGACACGAACCTCAGCTACAGCGACCACAAGGCCGACCTGTGGGTGCGCAAGTCCTCCAACCAGGAGGGCTTCGAGAAGGACTCCAAGGGCACGTCGTTCGCGGCGCGCGAGTCGTGGGGCGACTGGAGCGGCGTCAACGTCATCCTGCAGACGGACCTCAACCGGGACGGCTACCAGGACTTCGTGGTGCGGCGCAGCGCCGACGGCGCCATGTTCTGGATGCACTGGGTGAACTCCAGCAGCAGCTGGGCCACGAAGCAGATCGCCGACAACTGGAAGACCCGCACCAGGATCGTCGCTCCCGGTGACGTCACCGGCGACGCACTGCCCGACCTGCTCTCGGTCGACTCCGGCGGCGTCCTGTGGATCTATCCGGGCAAGGGCAACGGCACCTTCGCCGCCCGCGTCGAGGTCCGCTCCGGCTGGAACCAGTACAACTCCCTGCGCGGCCATGGCGACTTCACCGGCGACGGCAAGGTCGACCTGATCGCGCGCAGCAAGAGCGACTCCTCGGTCTACCTGTACAAGGGCACCGGCAAGTCCGGCTCCGAGGCCTTCTCCAGCCGCATCAAGGTGCGTAGCTGGGGCGGCTACAACGCCTTCGACGCCCCCGGTGACGTGACCGGCGACGGCAAGGCCGACTTCCTGGCCCGCACGCCCGGCGGCACGCTCTACCTGTACCCGGGCACCGGCAAGGCCACCAGCGAGATCTTTGCCACAAGGATCTCGGTCGGCACCGACTTCGCCCAGTACGACATCTTCGGCTGA
- the rho gene encoding transcription termination factor Rho: protein MSDTTDLMGARVEETAAAPATDASAAPASGAGSRRRRGTGLEGMVLAELQQVASGLGIRGTARMRKSQLIEVIKEAQAGGGATAKSADAAETKPKRRATSKARTGDDAVAAAKKAEQPAEKAVAQQQIEIPGQPAGGPSRASEAERGGEDAPVERRRRRATADAGSPETVVAEAKSEPKAETPAAEARSDAGDGAEGRQGRQGRRDRDRDRGGRDRDRRSKGDEQQQGGQTGGQQQRQDRPERQDRQDRQQQGSGRQDRQDRQRDNGPQDDDDFDGGRRGRRGRYRDRRGRTGRGRDEIAEPQVNDDDVLIPVAGILDILDNYAFIRTSGYLPGPNDVYVSLAQVRKNGLRKGDHVTGAVRQPKDGERREKFNALVRLDSANGMAAESGRGRPEFNKLTPLYPQDRLRLETDPGVLTTRIIDLVAPIGKGQRGLIVAPPKTGKTMIMQAIANAITHNNPECHLMVVLVDERPEEVTDMQRSVKGEVISSTFDRPAEDHTTVAELAIERAKRLVELGHDVVVLLDSITRLGRAYNLAAPASGRILSGGVDSTALYPPKRFFGAARNIEDGGSLTILATALVDTGSRMDEVIFEEFKGTGNAELKLDRKLADKRIFPAVDVDASGTRKEEILLGADELAVTWKLRRVLHALDQQQAIELLLDKMKQTKSNGEFLLQIQKTTPSPGNGND from the coding sequence GTGAGCGACACCACCGATCTGATGGGCGCGCGTGTCGAGGAGACCGCAGCCGCGCCCGCCACGGACGCCTCTGCCGCGCCTGCCTCCGGTGCCGGCTCCCGGCGGCGCCGCGGTACCGGCCTTGAGGGCATGGTGCTGGCCGAGCTTCAGCAGGTCGCGTCCGGCCTCGGTATCAGGGGCACCGCGCGTATGCGCAAGAGCCAGTTGATCGAGGTCATCAAGGAGGCGCAGGCCGGAGGCGGTGCGACGGCGAAGAGCGCCGACGCCGCCGAGACCAAGCCGAAGCGCCGGGCCACCTCCAAGGCGCGTACGGGCGACGACGCCGTCGCGGCCGCGAAGAAGGCCGAGCAGCCCGCCGAGAAGGCCGTGGCGCAGCAGCAGATCGAGATTCCCGGCCAGCCCGCTGGGGGCCCCTCCCGCGCGAGCGAGGCCGAGCGTGGGGGAGAGGATGCGCCCGTCGAGCGCCGCCGTCGCAGGGCCACCGCCGACGCCGGCAGCCCGGAGACGGTCGTTGCCGAGGCGAAGAGCGAGCCGAAGGCCGAGACCCCGGCCGCCGAGGCCAGGTCCGACGCCGGTGACGGCGCCGAGGGCCGCCAGGGCCGTCAGGGCCGCCGCGACCGGGACCGTGACCGCGGTGGACGTGACCGCGACCGCCGGAGCAAGGGTGACGAGCAGCAGCAGGGCGGCCAGACCGGCGGCCAGCAGCAGCGCCAGGACCGTCCCGAGCGGCAGGACCGTCAGGACCGCCAGCAGCAGGGCAGCGGTCGGCAGGACCGACAGGACCGTCAGCGCGACAACGGACCGCAGGACGACGACGACTTCGACGGCGGACGCCGTGGCCGTCGCGGCCGCTACCGGGACCGCCGTGGCCGCACCGGCCGTGGCCGCGACGAGATCGCCGAGCCGCAGGTCAACGACGACGACGTGCTGATCCCCGTCGCGGGCATCCTCGACATCCTCGACAACTACGCGTTCATCCGTACCTCGGGCTACCTCCCGGGTCCGAACGACGTGTACGTCTCCCTCGCCCAGGTCCGCAAGAACGGTCTGCGCAAGGGTGACCACGTCACCGGTGCCGTCCGTCAGCCCAAGGACGGCGAGCGCCGCGAGAAGTTCAACGCGCTGGTCCGCCTCGACTCCGCGAACGGCATGGCGGCCGAATCCGGGCGCGGGCGGCCGGAGTTCAACAAGCTGACGCCCCTTTACCCGCAGGACCGGCTCCGTCTGGAGACCGACCCGGGCGTGCTGACGACCCGCATCATCGACCTCGTCGCGCCCATCGGCAAGGGCCAGCGCGGTCTGATCGTGGCCCCGCCGAAGACCGGCAAGACCATGATCATGCAGGCCATCGCCAACGCGATCACGCACAACAACCCCGAGTGCCACCTGATGGTCGTCCTGGTCGACGAGCGTCCGGAAGAGGTCACCGACATGCAGCGGTCGGTGAAGGGCGAGGTCATCTCCTCGACCTTCGACCGCCCCGCCGAGGACCACACCACGGTCGCCGAGCTCGCCATCGAGCGTGCCAAGCGTCTGGTGGAGCTGGGCCACGACGTCGTCGTACTGCTCGACTCGATCACACGTCTGGGCCGTGCGTACAACCTCGCCGCCCCGGCCTCCGGCCGCATCCTGTCCGGTGGTGTCGACTCGACCGCGCTCTACCCGCCGAAGCGCTTCTTCGGTGCCGCGCGCAACATCGAGGACGGCGGCTCGCTGACGATCCTGGCCACCGCGCTGGTCGACACCGGCTCGCGCATGGACGAGGTCATCTTCGAGGAGTTCAAGGGCACCGGCAACGCCGAGCTCAAGCTCGACCGGAAGCTCGCCGACAAGCGCATCTTCCCGGCGGTGGACGTCGACGCGTCCGGCACCCGTAAGGAAGAGATCCTGCTCGGTGCCGACGAGCTCGCCGTCACCTGGAAGCTGCGCCGTGTGCTGCACGCGCTCGACCAGCAGCAGGCGATCGAGCTGCTTCTCGACAAGATGAAGCAGACGAAGTCGAACGGCGAGTTCCTGCTGCAGATCCAGAAGACGACGCCGTCGCCGGGCAACGGCAACGACTGA
- the thrB gene encoding homoserine kinase yields the protein MAGPAFRAAAVRVRVPATSANLGPGFDAFGLSLGLYDDVVVRVADSGLHIDIAGEGSETLPRDESHLLVRSLRTAFDLLGGQPRGLEIVCANRIPHGRGLGSSSAAICAGIVAARAVTIGGDTKLDDTALLELATEIEGHPDNVAACLLGGFTLSWMEAGAARAIRMEPSDSIVPVVFVPGKPVLTETARGLLPRTVPHVDAATNAGRAALLVEALTRRPELLLPATEDRLHQEYRAPAMPESTALVERLRADGIPAVISGAGPTVLALADEASADKVARLAGEGWAANRLGLDATGASVLPLAPSGLD from the coding sequence ATGGCCGGTCCCGCTTTCCGTGCCGCCGCCGTCCGGGTGCGCGTCCCCGCCACCAGCGCCAACCTCGGGCCCGGCTTCGACGCCTTCGGCCTGTCACTGGGGCTGTACGACGACGTGGTCGTCCGGGTGGCCGACTCCGGGCTGCACATCGACATCGCAGGTGAGGGCAGCGAGACGCTCCCGCGCGACGAGAGCCACCTGCTCGTACGCTCCCTGCGCACCGCCTTCGACCTGCTGGGCGGACAGCCGCGCGGCCTCGAGATCGTCTGCGCCAACCGCATCCCGCACGGCCGCGGCCTCGGCTCCTCGTCGGCGGCCATCTGCGCCGGCATCGTCGCCGCACGCGCCGTCACGATAGGTGGCGACACCAAGCTCGACGACACCGCGCTCCTCGAGCTCGCCACCGAGATCGAGGGACACCCCGACAACGTCGCGGCGTGTCTGCTCGGCGGGTTCACGCTCTCCTGGATGGAGGCCGGCGCCGCGCGGGCGATCAGGATGGAGCCGTCGGATTCCATCGTTCCGGTGGTTTTCGTACCGGGGAAGCCGGTGCTCACCGAGACCGCCCGCGGCCTGCTCCCGCGCACCGTCCCGCACGTCGACGCCGCCACCAACGCGGGCCGCGCGGCCCTGCTCGTCGAGGCCCTGACCAGGCGCCCCGAGCTGCTGCTGCCCGCCACCGAGGACCGGCTGCACCAGGAGTACCGCGCCCCGGCCATGCCGGAGAGCACGGCACTGGTGGAGCGGTTGCGCGCCGACGGCATCCCCGCGGTGATCTCCGGCGCGGGCCCCACGGTCCTCGCACTGGCCGACGAGGCCTCGGCCGACAAGGTCGCCCGCCTCGCGGGCGAGGGCTGGGCGGCCAACCGCCTGGGCCTCGATGCGACGGGCGCGAGCGTTCTGCCACTGGCCCCGTCAGGGCTGGACTGA
- the thrC gene encoding threonine synthase, with amino-acid sequence MTHQWRGIIEEYRDRLPVSDSTQVVTLREGGTPLVPAQVLSERTGCEVHLKVEGANPTGSFKDRGMTMAITRAKEEGAKAVICASTGNTSASAAAYAVRAGMVSAVLVPQGKIALGKMGQALIHGAKILQVDGNFDDCLTLARQLSDNYPVALVNSVNPVRIEGQKTAAFEIVDMLGDAPDIHVLPVGNAGNITAYWKGYKEYAADGIAAKTPRMWGFQASGSAPIVRGEIVKDPSTIATAIRIGNPASWQYALDARDESGGFIDEVTDREILRAYRLLAAQEGVFVEPASAASVAGLLKAAEQGKVDPGQRIVCTVTGNGLKDPDWAVAGAPQPVTVPVDAVTAARSLGLA; translated from the coding sequence ATGACCCACCAATGGCGCGGAATCATCGAGGAGTACCGGGACCGGCTGCCCGTCTCCGACAGCACACAGGTCGTGACGCTCCGTGAGGGCGGCACGCCGCTCGTGCCCGCGCAGGTGCTCTCCGAGCGCACGGGCTGCGAGGTCCACCTCAAGGTGGAGGGTGCCAACCCCACCGGGTCCTTCAAGGACCGCGGCATGACCATGGCCATCACGCGGGCGAAGGAGGAGGGCGCGAAGGCCGTCATCTGCGCCTCCACCGGCAACACGTCCGCCTCCGCGGCCGCCTACGCCGTACGGGCCGGAATGGTGTCCGCCGTTCTCGTCCCGCAGGGCAAGATCGCGCTGGGCAAGATGGGCCAGGCGCTCATCCACGGCGCGAAGATCCTCCAGGTCGACGGAAACTTCGACGACTGTCTGACGCTCGCGCGCCAGCTCTCGGACAACTACCCGGTGGCGCTGGTCAATTCGGTCAACCCGGTGCGCATCGAGGGCCAGAAGACCGCCGCCTTCGAGATCGTCGACATGCTCGGCGACGCGCCCGACATCCATGTCCTCCCGGTCGGCAACGCGGGCAACATCACCGCGTACTGGAAGGGGTACAAGGAGTACGCCGCCGACGGCATCGCCGCGAAGACGCCGCGCATGTGGGGCTTCCAGGCCTCCGGCTCCGCGCCCATCGTGCGCGGCGAGATCGTCAAGGACCCGTCGACCATCGCCACCGCGATCCGCATCGGCAACCCGGCCTCGTGGCAGTACGCGCTGGACGCGCGCGACGAGTCGGGCGGCTTCATCGACGAGGTGACGGACCGTGAGATCCTGCGCGCCTACCGCCTGTTGGCGGCGCAGGAGGGCGTCTTCGTCGAGCCCGCCTCCGCCGCGTCCGTGGCCGGCCTGCTGAAGGCCGCCGAGCAGGGCAAGGTCGACCCCGGGCAGAGGATCGTCTGCACGGTCACTGGAAACGGGCTCAAGGATCCCGACTGGGCCGTCGCGGGCGCCCCGCAGCCCGTTACCGTTCCAGTGGACGCGGTCACGGCCGCCCGGAGCCTCGGCCTCGCGTAG
- a CDS encoding homoserine dehydrogenase, producing MRTRPLKVALLGCGVVGSEVARIMTTHADDLAARIGAPVELAGVAVRRPSKVRAGIDPALVTTDATALVKRGDIDVIVEVIGGIEPARTLITTAFEHGASVVSANKALLAQDGAALHALAEEHGRDLYYEAAVAGAIPLIRPLRESLAGDKVNRVLGIVNGTTNFILDKMDSTGAGYQEALDEATALGYAEADPTADVEGFDAAAKAAILAGIAFHTRVRLDDVYREGMAEVTSADFASAKEMGCTIKLLAICERAADGESVTARVHPAMIPLSHPLASVRGAYNAVFVESDAAGQLMFYGPGAGGAPTASAVLGDLVAVCRNKLSGATGPGDSAYTQLPVSPMGEVVTRYHISLDVADKPGVLAQVATVFAEHGVSIDTVRQQGKDGEASLVVVTHRASDASLNGTVEALRSLDTVRGVASIMRVEGE from the coding sequence ATGCGTACGCGTCCGCTGAAGGTGGCGCTGCTGGGCTGTGGGGTTGTCGGCTCAGAGGTGGCGCGCATCATGACGACGCACGCCGACGATCTCGCGGCCCGGATCGGCGCACCCGTCGAGCTCGCGGGTGTCGCGGTACGGCGGCCCTCCAAGGTTCGCGCGGGTATCGACCCGGCCCTCGTCACCACCGACGCCACCGCCCTCGTCAAACGCGGGGACATCGACGTGATCGTCGAGGTCATCGGCGGTATCGAGCCCGCCCGCACCCTCATCACCACGGCCTTCGAGCACGGCGCCTCCGTCGTCTCCGCGAACAAGGCGCTGCTGGCCCAGGACGGCGCGGCGCTGCACGCCCTCGCCGAGGAGCACGGCAGGGACCTCTACTACGAGGCCGCCGTCGCCGGTGCCATCCCGCTGATCCGTCCGCTGCGCGAGTCCCTCGCCGGCGACAAGGTCAACCGCGTGCTGGGCATCGTCAACGGCACGACCAACTTCATCCTCGACAAGATGGACTCCACGGGGGCGGGTTATCAGGAGGCCCTCGACGAGGCCACCGCCCTCGGGTACGCAGAGGCCGACCCGACCGCCGACGTCGAGGGCTTCGACGCCGCCGCCAAGGCCGCGATCCTCGCCGGAATCGCCTTCCACACGCGCGTGCGCCTCGACGACGTGTACCGCGAGGGCATGGCCGAGGTCACCTCCGCCGACTTCGCCTCCGCGAAGGAGATGGGCTGCACCATCAAGCTGCTCGCCATCTGCGAGCGGGCCGCCGACGGCGAGTCCGTCACCGCGCGCGTGCACCCGGCGATGATCCCGCTCAGCCACCCGCTGGCCTCCGTGCGCGGCGCGTACAACGCCGTCTTCGTCGAGTCCGACGCGGCCGGGCAGCTCATGTTCTACGGCCCCGGTGCGGGCGGTGCCCCGACCGCCTCCGCCGTCCTCGGCGACCTCGTCGCCGTCTGCCGCAACAAGCTCAGCGGCGCGACCGGCCCCGGTGACTCCGCGTACACCCAGCTGCCCGTGTCACCCATGGGCGAGGTCGTCACGCGCTACCACATCAGCCTCGACGTGGCCGACAAACCGGGTGTTCTCGCCCAGGTGGCCACCGTCTTCGCGGAGCACGGTGTGTCTATCGATACCGTGCGCCAGCAGGGAAAGGACGGCGAGGCCTCTCTCGTCGTCGTCACCCATCGAGCGTCCGACGCGTCCCTCAACGGGACGGTGGAGGCGCTGCGCAGCCTCGACACCGTGCGGGGTGTCGCCAGCATCATGCGGGTTGAAGGAGAGTAA
- the lysA gene encoding diaminopimelate decarboxylase — protein sequence MSRSAHPAGPRHADVLPEGHYTAPPADLNALDPKVWAHTVTRTPEGSVSVGGIDVTQLAEEFGTPAYFIDETDFRERARAWRTAFGHDADVFYAGKAFLSRAIVRWLHEEGLNLDVCSGGELATALSAGMPADRIAFHGNNKSETEIRTAIESGVGRIVLDSFQEIVRVAHIAQSLGKRQRVQIRVTVGVEAHTHEFIATAHEDQKFGIALADGQAAEAVRRALALDGLELVGIHSHIGSQIFDMAGFEVAARRVVKLLAEVRDEHGVELPEIDLGGGLGIAYTSEDDPSEPHEIAKALGEIVTRECESAGLRTPRISVEPGRAIVGPTAFTLYEVGTIKPLDGLRTYVSVDGGMSDNIRTALYDAEYSVALVSRTSDAEPMLVRVVGKHCESGDIVVRDAFLPADLAPGDLIAVPATGAYCRSMASNYNHALRPPVVAVHDGEARVIVRRETEEDLLRLDVG from the coding sequence ATGAGCCGTTCCGCACACCCCGCCGGGCCCCGTCACGCCGATGTCCTGCCCGAGGGGCACTACACCGCCCCGCCCGCCGACCTCAACGCCCTCGACCCGAAGGTCTGGGCGCACACCGTCACCCGTACGCCGGAGGGGTCCGTCAGTGTCGGCGGGATCGACGTGACGCAGCTCGCCGAGGAGTTCGGCACCCCCGCCTACTTCATCGACGAGACCGACTTCCGTGAGCGGGCGCGCGCCTGGCGCACCGCCTTCGGGCACGACGCCGACGTGTTCTACGCCGGGAAGGCGTTCCTGTCCCGCGCCATCGTCAGGTGGCTGCACGAAGAGGGGCTCAACCTCGACGTCTGCTCCGGCGGCGAGCTCGCCACCGCCCTCTCCGCCGGGATGCCCGCCGACCGCATCGCCTTCCACGGCAACAACAAGTCCGAGACGGAGATCCGTACGGCCATCGAAAGCGGCGTCGGGCGGATCGTGCTCGACTCCTTCCAGGAGATCGTGCGGGTCGCGCACATCGCGCAGTCGCTCGGCAAGCGGCAGCGGGTGCAGATCCGGGTGACGGTCGGCGTCGAGGCGCACACCCACGAGTTCATCGCGACCGCGCACGAGGACCAGAAGTTCGGGATCGCGCTGGCCGACGGACAGGCCGCGGAGGCCGTGCGGCGCGCGCTCGCGCTCGACGGGCTCGAACTCGTCGGGATCCACTCGCACATCGGGTCGCAGATCTTCGACATGGCCGGGTTCGAGGTCGCCGCCCGGCGTGTCGTGAAGCTCCTCGCCGAGGTCCGCGACGAGCACGGGGTCGAGCTGCCCGAGATCGACCTCGGTGGCGGTCTCGGCATCGCGTACACCAGCGAGGACGACCCGAGCGAGCCGCACGAGATCGCCAAGGCGCTCGGCGAGATCGTGACGAGGGAGTGCGAGTCCGCCGGGCTGCGGACGCCGCGGATCTCCGTCGAGCCCGGGCGCGCCATCGTCGGGCCGACCGCGTTCACGCTCTACGAGGTCGGCACCATCAAGCCGCTCGACGGACTGCGGACGTACGTCTCCGTGGACGGAGGCATGTCCGACAACATCCGGACCGCTCTGTACGACGCCGAGTACAGCGTCGCCCTGGTGTCCCGCACGAGCGACGCCGAGCCGATGCTCGTCCGGGTGGTCGGCAAGCACTGCGAGAGCGGCGACATCGTGGTGCGGGACGCCTTCCTGCCCGCCGACCTGGCTCCCGGCGACCTCATCGCCGTCCCCGCCACCGGCGCGTACTGCCGCTCGATGGCCAGCAACTACAACCACGCCCTGCGTCCGCCGGTCGTCGCCGTGCACGACGGCGAGGCCCGTGTCATCGTCCGCCGCGAGACGGAGGAGGACCTGCTCCGCCTGGACGTCGGCTGA
- the nrtL gene encoding ArgS-related anticodon-binding protein NrtL, with protein MTPVELSRTVLRAVRRAVDEGELDVVVPARAVVVPPGPGGCGDYATNIALQLARPAGRPPLQVAEILRTHLSGADGVAAVEITGPGFLNIRLHGATAPLVRAIRAGEYGHSDTLDGQVVALRIPYEIRAEVVADALVRIVATQGGRAEVDHARPGEAVDLRPVPAPEDPAPLGPDAARWALLHPAAHDRPRISADHLAQRESNPLFRVRYAHARTRALGRGAARLGFDGAADDVPHTEDLLAALAEYPHALAAAAAHRAPDRLARHLVTTADALLAFQHTVLPLGDEKPSAAHRARLALAEAAGTVLAGGLSLLGISAPDYL; from the coding sequence GTGACCCCCGTCGAGCTCTCCCGTACCGTGCTGCGCGCGGTGCGTCGTGCTGTGGACGAGGGGGAGCTGGATGTGGTCGTGCCCGCGCGGGCGGTCGTGGTGCCGCCGGGGCCGGGTGGGTGTGGGGATTACGCCACCAACATCGCGTTGCAGCTCGCCCGGCCCGCCGGGCGGCCCCCGCTCCAGGTCGCCGAGATTCTGCGGACGCACCTCAGCGGGGCCGACGGGGTCGCCGCCGTCGAGATCACCGGGCCGGGGTTCCTCAATATCCGGCTGCACGGGGCCACCGCTCCCCTCGTCCGCGCCATCCGCGCGGGGGAGTACGGCCACAGTGACACCCTCGACGGGCAGGTCGTCGCGCTCCGGATTCCGTACGAGATCCGTGCCGAGGTCGTCGCCGACGCGCTGGTCCGTATCGTCGCCACCCAGGGCGGCCGCGCCGAGGTCGACCACGCGCGGCCGGGGGAGGCCGTGGACCTGCGGCCGGTTCCCGCGCCCGAGGACCCCGCGCCGCTCGGCCCGGACGCCGCTCGCTGGGCCCTGCTGCACCCGGCCGCCCACGACCGGCCGCGCATCAGCGCCGACCACCTGGCCCAACGGGAGAGCAACCCTCTCTTCCGGGTCCGTTACGCGCACGCCCGCACCCGGGCCCTCGGCCGGGGCGCCGCCCGCCTCGGCTTCGACGGCGCCGCCGACGACGTACCGCACACGGAAGACCTCCTCGCCGCGCTCGCCGAGTACCCGCATGCCCTCGCGGCCGCCGCGGCGCACCGTGCACCCGACCGTCTGGCCCGGCATCTCGTCACCACCGCCGACGCGCTGCTCGCCTTTCAGCACACCGTGCTGCCGCTCGGCGACGAGAAACCCTCGGCCGCCCACCGTGCCCGGCTCGCGCTCGCCGAAGCCGCCGGGACGGTGCTCGCCGGCGGCCTGTCCCTGCTCGGCATCAGCGCACCCGACTACCTTTGA
- a CDS encoding response regulator: MPGASGRVLVVDDNKVIRQLIRVNLELEGFEVVTAADGVECLDVVLQARPDVVTLDVVMPRLDGLRTAARLRADPRTRNLPLAIVSACTQYEVESGLDAGVDAFLAKPFEPSELVRLVRQLMERRGHGGGEGGGAAGSPFDGAFGAEKTERAGPGGEAEHVGRASHAGLAGETERAGRTGH; this comes from the coding sequence GTGCCAGGCGCGTCCGGTCGGGTGCTTGTTGTGGACGACAACAAGGTCATCCGGCAGCTGATCAGGGTCAATCTCGAGCTGGAGGGCTTCGAGGTCGTGACCGCGGCTGACGGTGTCGAATGTCTGGACGTCGTGCTTCAGGCGCGGCCCGATGTGGTGACGCTGGACGTGGTGATGCCGCGGCTGGACGGGCTGCGTACCGCCGCTCGGCTCCGGGCCGACCCGCGGACGCGGAATCTGCCGCTTGCCATCGTGAGTGCCTGTACGCAGTACGAGGTCGAGAGCGGGCTCGACGCCGGTGTCGACGCGTTTCTCGCCAAGCCCTTCGAACCCTCGGAACTCGTGCGGCTCGTACGGCAGTTGATGGAGCGCCGCGGGCATGGAGGTGGCGAGGGCGGCGGTGCCGCCGGATCACCGTTCGACGGAGCCTTCGGTGCGGAGAAGACAGAGCGCGCCGGTCCTGGCGGGGAGGCCGAGCACGTCGGTCGCGCCAGCCATGCCGGTCTCGCCGGGGAAACCGAGCGCGCCGGCCGCACCGGTCACTGA